The following proteins are co-located in the Gloeocapsa sp. PCC 7428 genome:
- a CDS encoding shikimate kinase translates to MNTSDRQSNVLKGVNLYLVGMMGTGKTTVGRALATKLGYRFVDTDEIITQVTQQSISEVFATSGEAAFRQIETQVLAKVCAYTHLAIATGGGIVLQRENWSYLHHGLIVWLDAPTELLSTRLSADDTRPLLQTGDLRSQLETILQQRQPLYSQADLRVVVTSEETPEQLATRILQEIPQVLKQPSTLPQS, encoded by the coding sequence GTGAACACATCAGATCGGCAAAGCAACGTATTGAAGGGAGTCAACTTATACTTAGTTGGCATGATGGGTACTGGGAAAACAACAGTAGGACGTGCCTTAGCAACTAAACTAGGCTATAGATTTGTCGATACGGATGAGATTATTACTCAAGTAACACAACAATCAATTAGCGAAGTGTTTGCAACGAGTGGTGAAGCAGCGTTTAGACAAATAGAAACTCAAGTATTAGCAAAAGTTTGTGCTTATACGCATTTAGCGATCGCCACAGGTGGTGGTATTGTTCTTCAACGCGAAAATTGGAGTTATCTACACCACGGTTTAATTGTCTGGCTGGATGCGCCAACAGAATTACTCTCTACTCGCTTAAGTGCTGATGACACTCGACCATTACTCCAAACAGGAGACTTGCGATCGCAGTTAGAAACGATCTTGCAACAGCGACAACCGCTTTATTCACAAGCTGATCTCCGAGTTGTTGTCACTTCCGAAGAAACGCCAGAACAACTTGCTACACGGATACTACAAGAGATTCCGCAAGTTTTGAAGCAGCCAAGCACGCTCCCACAATCATAA
- the argB gene encoding acetylglutamate kinase: MFNDSEYIRETEATRVRVLSEALPYIQQFAGRTVVVKYGGAAMKDSSLKDKVIRDIVFLSYVGLRPVVVHGGGPEINSWLDKLGIEAQFRNGLRVTDAATMDVVEMVLVGRVNKEIVSLINRAGGSAVGLCGKDGNLIKARPQGQEGIGFVGEVTNMDVSILEALVKNGYIPVVSSVAADETGQAYNINADTVAGELAAALGAEKLILLTDTPGILKEYKDPSSLLHKLDIQQARELIAQGVVSGGMIPKVNCCVRSLAQGVHAAHIIDGRIPHALLLEIFTDSGIGSMIVASDFMG, encoded by the coding sequence ATGTTTAACGATAGCGAATACATTAGAGAAACCGAAGCTACCCGCGTCCGAGTACTGAGCGAAGCACTACCTTATATTCAACAGTTTGCTGGAAGAACCGTTGTTGTCAAGTACGGTGGTGCAGCAATGAAAGATAGTTCGCTTAAAGATAAAGTTATTCGCGATATTGTATTTTTATCTTATGTGGGACTGCGACCGGTTGTTGTTCACGGTGGTGGACCAGAAATTAATAGCTGGTTAGATAAATTAGGAATTGAGGCGCAGTTCAGAAATGGCTTGCGCGTCACAGATGCGGCGACAATGGATGTCGTGGAAATGGTGCTAGTTGGTCGCGTCAATAAAGAAATTGTCTCTCTAATCAACCGTGCTGGTGGCTCAGCGGTTGGATTGTGCGGTAAAGATGGCAATTTGATTAAAGCACGTCCTCAAGGTCAAGAAGGTATTGGCTTTGTTGGAGAAGTCACTAACATGGATGTGAGTATTTTGGAAGCACTCGTTAAAAATGGCTATATTCCTGTTGTGTCCAGTGTCGCAGCCGACGAAACAGGTCAGGCTTATAATATTAACGCCGATACAGTTGCTGGCGAACTTGCAGCCGCATTAGGTGCAGAAAAGTTAATTTTACTAACCGATACACCAGGAATTTTGAAAGAGTATAAAGATCCTTCAAGCCTGCTGCATAAACTAGATATTCAACAAGCGCGGGAACTAATCGCCCAAGGTGTTGTCAGTGGTGGAATGATTCCGAAAGTGAATTGTTGCGTGCGATCGCTTGCGCAAGGCGTCCATGCTGCACATATCATCGATGGTAGAATTCCTCATGCTTTGCTACTAGAAATCTTTACCGATAGTGGTATTGGCTCAATGATTGTCGCCTCAGATTTTATGGGGTAG
- the recG gene encoding ATP-dependent DNA helicase RecG, with amino-acid sequence MTESLDLGRLQKALAVEAERGFADLIGKQYRFSEFLCLSFGKPPLTLPSDERQRWQEIAAQFAKYPELPLEERQHLVAEARRCVYHTQRYQRGENVTSEQSQIERSPYSTKTKLPPTTPLTQSLPIEAATRIAPNLEQPLKSLPEIGARRSGYLARLGLYTVRDILFYYPRDHIDYARQVNIKELQAGETVTLLGAVKRCTCFNSPRNPKLTILELVLKDNTGQIRISRFFAGARYSHRGWQEQQKRRYPVGAVVAASGLVKESKYGLTLEDPEIEVLAHPGDTIDSLTIGRVVPVYALTEGVGADMVRKAVTAALPACVHLKDPLPFRLRDKYGLMELKAAITNIHFPADSTSLEVARRRLVFDEFFYLQLGLLQRQHKARQIQNGAVLARTGQLIKTFYQLLPFQLTNAQSRVVNDILDDLQKPVPMNRLVQGDVGSGKTVVAVVAILAAIQSGYQAALMAPTEVLAEQHYRKLVGWFNLLHLPVELLTGSTKTAKRRQIHAQLETGELPLLVGTHALIQEKVNFQRLGLVVIDEQHRFGVGQRAQLQQKGESPHVLTMTATPIPRTLALTLHGDLDVSQIDELPPGRQQIQTTVLSGKERTHAYDLINREIAQGRQAYIVLPLVEESEKLDVRAAVEEHQRLQESIFPQYQVGLLHGRMSSADKDAAISQFRYNQTQILVSTTVIEVGVDVPNATVMMIENAERFGLSQLHQLRGRVGRGAAKSYCLLMSNSKAETAISRLKVLEQSQDGFFISEMDMRFRGPGEVLGTRQSGLPDFTLASLVEDQEVLELARAAAEKVIEIDATLERWRLMKAELEYRYQKLMGGAILT; translated from the coding sequence ATGACAGAATCACTAGATTTAGGGCGATTGCAAAAAGCGTTGGCAGTAGAAGCAGAACGCGGCTTCGCTGATTTAATAGGCAAGCAATATCGCTTTAGTGAATTTCTCTGTCTCAGTTTTGGTAAACCTCCGCTGACTCTGCCATCAGATGAACGTCAGCGCTGGCAAGAAATCGCGGCACAATTTGCGAAATATCCCGAATTGCCACTAGAAGAACGACAACACCTAGTCGCGGAAGCACGCAGATGCGTGTATCATACACAACGATATCAGCGGGGAGAAAATGTCACAAGCGAGCAAAGTCAAATCGAGCGATCGCCATACTCAACAAAAACAAAACTCCCGCCGACAACACCTTTAACACAATCACTACCAATAGAAGCCGCAACCCGCATTGCACCCAACCTAGAGCAGCCACTCAAAAGCTTACCCGAAATAGGAGCAAGAAGAAGTGGCTACTTAGCACGATTGGGGTTGTATACAGTACGCGACATTTTATTTTATTATCCTCGCGACCACATTGATTACGCGCGGCAAGTTAATATCAAAGAACTTCAAGCAGGCGAGACAGTCACGTTACTAGGCGCAGTCAAGCGCTGTACTTGCTTTAATAGCCCGCGAAATCCTAAATTAACGATTTTAGAACTTGTCCTCAAAGATAATACTGGTCAAATTCGGATTAGTCGTTTTTTTGCAGGGGCGCGATATAGCCATCGTGGTTGGCAAGAACAGCAAAAACGTCGCTACCCCGTGGGTGCAGTCGTAGCTGCTTCTGGGTTAGTTAAAGAAAGCAAATATGGTTTAACGTTAGAAGATCCCGAAATTGAAGTTTTAGCACATCCAGGAGATACGATTGACTCGCTAACAATCGGTCGAGTCGTACCAGTTTATGCTTTGACCGAAGGCGTAGGCGCAGATATGGTACGCAAGGCTGTCACTGCGGCTTTACCTGCGTGCGTCCATCTTAAAGACCCACTACCCTTTCGTCTGCGCGATAAGTATGGTTTGATGGAATTAAAAGCAGCGATCACCAATATTCATTTTCCCGCAGACAGTACTTCCTTAGAAGTGGCGCGACGTCGCTTAGTCTTCGATGAATTTTTCTATTTACAACTTGGTTTACTCCAACGCCAGCATAAAGCACGTCAAATTCAAAATGGTGCAGTTTTAGCGCGTACTGGGCAACTTATAAAAACATTTTATCAACTCCTACCTTTTCAACTAACTAACGCTCAATCGCGAGTTGTTAACGACATCCTCGATGACCTACAAAAACCAGTACCGATGAATCGTTTGGTACAAGGCGATGTAGGTTCGGGGAAAACCGTTGTTGCTGTTGTCGCCATCCTGGCGGCGATTCAATCAGGCTATCAAGCAGCGTTAATGGCTCCTACCGAAGTGTTAGCAGAACAACACTATCGCAAGTTAGTGGGCTGGTTTAATCTGTTGCATTTACCTGTAGAACTGTTAACAGGTTCTACAAAAACTGCAAAACGCCGTCAAATTCACGCGCAACTCGAAACAGGCGAATTACCGCTTTTAGTCGGTACTCATGCGTTGATTCAAGAAAAAGTCAACTTTCAGCGTTTAGGTTTAGTTGTCATTGACGAACAACATCGCTTTGGTGTGGGACAGCGGGCGCAATTACAGCAAAAAGGCGAATCGCCCCACGTCTTGACAATGACAGCGACTCCCATCCCGCGTACACTCGCGCTTACACTGCATGGCGATTTAGATGTTAGTCAAATCGACGAGCTTCCACCAGGAAGACAACAAATTCAGACAACAGTTTTATCAGGAAAAGAGCGCACTCACGCCTATGATTTAATTAACCGCGAGATTGCGCAGGGGCGTCAAGCTTATATTGTTCTACCTTTAGTAGAAGAATCCGAAAAACTTGATGTCCGTGCTGCTGTTGAAGAACATCAACGACTGCAAGAAAGCATTTTTCCGCAATATCAAGTAGGCTTACTTCATGGTCGGATGAGTTCAGCGGATAAAGACGCCGCAATCAGTCAATTTCGTTACAACCAAACACAAATTTTAGTTTCAACAACTGTAATTGAAGTAGGAGTTGATGTACCTAATGCAACAGTGATGATGATTGAAAATGCAGAGCGTTTTGGTTTATCACAACTGCATCAATTACGCGGTCGTGTTGGTCGGGGTGCAGCAAAATCTTACTGTCTTTTAATGAGTAATTCTAAAGCAGAGACTGCAATATCTCGCTTAAAAGTGTTAGAACAATCGCAAGATGGCTTTTTTATCTCAGAGATGGATATGCGTTTTCGCGGTCCTGGAGAAGTTCTAGGAACGCGACAATCAGGTTTACCAGACTTTACTTTAGCAAGTCTTGTAGAAGATCAAGAAGTTTTAGAATTGGCAAGAGCAGCCGCAGAAAAAGTCATCGAAATTGATGCGACTCTAGAACGCTGGCGTTTGATGAAAGCTGAGTTGGAATATCGCTATCAAAAATTAATGGGTGGCGCTATTTTGACGTAG
- the tsf gene encoding translation elongation factor Ts gives MAEISAQVVKELRERTGAGMMDCKKALKENNGDMDKAIEWLRQKGITSADKKAGRVAAEGLVGSYIHTGGRVGVLVEVNCETDFVARREEFQTLVRNIAMQVAACPNVEYVKVEDIPADIVQKEKEIEMGRDDLAKKPDNIKEKIVQGRIEKRLKEMTLMDQPYIRDQNISVEDLVKQAIAQLGENIQVRRFVRFVLGEGIEKQESNFAEEVAAQMGSK, from the coding sequence ATGGCGGAAATATCTGCACAAGTCGTCAAAGAGCTACGCGAAAGAACCGGCGCTGGAATGATGGATTGCAAAAAGGCGCTGAAAGAAAACAATGGTGATATGGACAAAGCCATCGAATGGCTGCGGCAAAAAGGTATCACCTCTGCTGACAAAAAAGCTGGACGCGTAGCAGCAGAAGGACTCGTAGGTAGCTATATCCACACTGGCGGTAGAGTTGGTGTGTTAGTAGAAGTTAACTGCGAAACCGACTTCGTGGCTCGTCGTGAAGAATTCCAAACGCTGGTGCGGAATATCGCCATGCAGGTAGCGGCTTGCCCGAATGTCGAGTATGTCAAAGTAGAAGATATCCCAGCTGATATCGTCCAAAAAGAAAAAGAAATTGAAATGGGGCGTGACGATCTGGCGAAAAAGCCAGACAACATCAAAGAAAAAATCGTTCAAGGTCGAATTGAAAAACGCCTGAAAGAGATGACTTTGATGGATCAGCCGTATATTCGGGATCAAAACATTTCTGTGGAAGATTTAGTGAAACAGGCGATCGCGCAGTTGGGTGAAAATATCCAAGTGCGTCGCTTTGTCCGCTTTGTCTTAGGCGAAGGTATCGAAAAGCAAGAAAGTAACTTTGCAGAAGAAGTTGCTGCGCAAATGGGTAGTAAGTAG
- the rpsB gene encoding 30S ribosomal protein S2 — protein MPVVSLAQMMEAGVHFGHQTRRWNPKMAPYIYTSRNGVHIIDLVQTAQLMDEAYQYTRTAAEQGKKFLFVGTKRQAAGIIAQEAARCGSYYVNQRWLGGMLTNWTTIKTRAERLKDLERREESGALDLLPKKEASVLRREMAKLQKYLGGIKMMRKIPDVVVIVDQRREYNAVQECQKLGIQIVSMLDTNCDPDVVDVPIPANDDAIRSIKLIVGKLADAIYEGRHGQLDVEEEYDYEGAEEDLDYDESEVEYTDSLLPDEEAEPAEDEEE, from the coding sequence ATGCCAGTTGTCTCATTGGCGCAAATGATGGAGGCAGGGGTTCACTTTGGGCATCAAACCCGACGGTGGAATCCGAAAATGGCTCCTTATATCTATACTTCACGTAACGGAGTGCATATCATCGACTTGGTACAAACTGCCCAGTTGATGGATGAAGCGTACCAGTACACGCGCACTGCGGCTGAACAGGGTAAAAAGTTCCTCTTTGTTGGGACAAAGCGGCAAGCAGCAGGAATCATCGCGCAAGAAGCCGCGCGCTGCGGTTCGTACTACGTCAACCAAAGATGGTTAGGCGGAATGCTAACGAACTGGACAACAATCAAAACGCGTGCCGAGCGGTTAAAAGACTTGGAGCGCCGCGAAGAAAGCGGAGCGCTAGACTTGTTACCAAAAAAAGAAGCTTCGGTACTGCGCCGCGAGATGGCAAAGCTACAGAAGTATCTGGGCGGCATCAAAATGATGCGGAAAATTCCTGATGTGGTTGTGATTGTAGACCAGCGTCGGGAATATAACGCCGTGCAAGAATGTCAAAAACTAGGAATTCAAATTGTATCAATGCTAGATACTAACTGCGATCCCGATGTTGTTGATGTTCCGATTCCAGCCAACGATGACGCGATTCGTTCGATCAAGCTGATTGTTGGTAAGTTAGCCGACGCGATTTATGAAGGGCGTCACGGTCAGCTAGACGTAGAAGAGGAATACGACTACGAAGGTGCGGAGGAAGACCTCGATTACGACGAAAGCGAAGTCGAATACACTGACTCACTGCTACCAGATGAGGAAGCAGAACCAGCCGAAGACGAAGAAGAATAA
- a CDS encoding glycosyltransferase family 2 protein translates to MFFSVVIPTYNRQPILAKCLKALERQNLAADSAIEGYEVVLVDDGSTDGTLEWLQDNAAEFPHVRSLLQNHQGPAAARNLGVEHAQGDTIIFIDSDLVVTENFLQAHADGLQQGQQTYGSDRVFTYGLVINTCNFADPTAEPYKITDFSAAYFATGNVAIARHWLDKAGLFDTRFQLYGWEDLELGVRLKQLGLKLIKCPAAVGYHWHPPFNLKQIPNLIEKEIQRGRMGVLFYQKHPIWEVRMMIQMTWLHRLLWGLLSLGGNLNERSLAPVLQWLIDQGKPQLALEIARIFLNWYNVQGVYSAYAQMQSADRAK, encoded by the coding sequence GTGTTTTTTAGTGTTGTGATTCCAACTTACAATCGTCAGCCGATTTTAGCGAAGTGCTTAAAAGCGCTCGAACGCCAGAATTTAGCGGCTGATAGCGCCATTGAGGGCTACGAAGTTGTCTTAGTAGACGATGGTTCGACTGACGGCACGTTAGAGTGGCTGCAAGACAATGCTGCGGAGTTTCCGCACGTGCGATCGCTTCTACAAAACCACCAAGGACCAGCAGCCGCGCGTAATTTGGGTGTAGAACACGCGCAGGGCGATACGATTATTTTTATTGATAGCGACCTTGTTGTTACAGAAAATTTTCTCCAAGCACACGCTGATGGATTACAGCAAGGACAACAAACCTATGGTAGCGATCGCGTTTTTACCTATGGTCTTGTAATCAACACTTGCAATTTTGCCGATCCTACAGCCGAACCGTACAAAATTACGGACTTTTCTGCGGCTTATTTTGCGACGGGGAATGTGGCGATCGCGCGGCATTGGTTGGACAAAGCAGGGTTGTTTGATACGCGATTTCAACTTTATGGCTGGGAAGATTTAGAACTCGGAGTACGGTTAAAACAATTAGGCTTAAAACTCATCAAATGCCCTGCCGCAGTTGGCTATCACTGGCATCCGCCGTTTAACCTCAAGCAAATTCCTAACCTGATCGAAAAGGAAATTCAACGCGGGCGCATGGGTGTGTTGTTTTATCAAAAACACCCGATTTGGGAAGTGCGGATGATGATTCAAATGACTTGGCTGCACCGTTTGCTTTGGGGATTGCTTTCGCTGGGTGGCAATCTTAATGAACGTAGCTTAGCACCTGTACTTCAGTGGTTGATTGACCAGGGTAAACCGCAATTAGCCCTAGAAATTGCGCGAATTTTTCTGAATTGGTACAACGTTCAAGGTGTATATTCGGCTTACGCGCAAATGCAGTCTGCTGACCGCGCCAAGTAG
- a CDS encoding argininosuccinate synthase, which produces MGRATKVVLAYSGGVDTSVCIPYLKHEWDVAEVITLAADLGQGDELEPIKQKALQSGASESLVIDAQESFVKDYAFPAIQANALYENRYPLSTALARPLIAKLLVEAAQKYGADAVAHGCTGKGNDQVRFDVSIAALNPNLKVLAPAREWGMSREETIAYGERFGIPAPVKKSSPYSIDRNLLGRSIEAGPLEDPRTEPLEEIYLMTKAIADTPDTPEYVEISFEQGIPTQLNGEAIAPVKLIAQLNQIAGNHGVGRIDMVENRLVGIKSREIYETPALLVLIQAHRDLESLTLTADVTHYKRGIEETYSQMIYNGLWYSPLKGALDAFVQKTQERVSGTVRLKFFKGNATIVGRWSDNSLYTPDLATYGADDQFDHKAAEGFIYVWGLPTRIWSKQVRG; this is translated from the coding sequence ATGGGTCGTGCTACTAAAGTTGTCCTGGCATACTCTGGTGGAGTAGATACTTCTGTCTGTATTCCCTATCTCAAACATGAATGGGACGTTGCCGAAGTGATTACCTTAGCCGCAGATTTAGGACAGGGAGATGAATTAGAGCCAATTAAACAAAAAGCGCTGCAATCAGGTGCAAGCGAATCACTCGTCATTGATGCACAAGAAAGCTTTGTCAAAGATTATGCGTTTCCAGCAATTCAGGCAAATGCTTTGTATGAAAACCGCTATCCGCTTTCGACGGCTTTGGCGCGTCCATTAATCGCGAAGCTTTTGGTAGAAGCCGCACAAAAGTATGGTGCCGATGCCGTCGCGCATGGTTGCACTGGTAAAGGTAACGATCAAGTCCGATTTGATGTTTCCATTGCTGCACTTAACCCGAATTTGAAAGTATTAGCCCCAGCGCGCGAATGGGGAATGAGTCGTGAGGAAACAATCGCATACGGCGAACGTTTTGGGATTCCTGCACCTGTCAAAAAATCTTCTCCTTATAGTATCGACCGTAATTTACTCGGTCGCAGTATTGAAGCCGGACCATTAGAAGATCCCCGCACCGAACCACTCGAAGAAATTTATTTGATGACAAAGGCGATCGCCGATACTCCCGATACGCCAGAGTATGTTGAAATCAGCTTTGAGCAAGGTATTCCTACGCAACTCAATGGAGAAGCGATCGCACCTGTAAAACTCATCGCTCAACTTAACCAAATTGCAGGCAATCACGGCGTTGGGCGGATTGACATGGTAGAAAACCGCTTGGTTGGGATCAAATCACGGGAAATTTACGAAACACCAGCATTATTAGTTTTGATTCAAGCACACCGCGATTTAGAAAGTCTCACACTCACGGCAGATGTCACGCACTACAAGCGTGGTATCGAAGAAACTTACAGCCAAATGATTTATAACGGGCTGTGGTATAGTCCGCTTAAAGGTGCGCTTGATGCGTTTGTGCAAAAAACTCAAGAGCGCGTATCGGGTACTGTGCGCCTTAAATTCTTTAAAGGAAACGCAACAATTGTCGGACGCTGGTCTGATAATTCGCTCTACACTCCAGATCTAGCGACTTACGGCGCTGACGATCAATTCGATCACAAAGCCGCAGAAGGTTTTATCTACGTTTGGGGACTACCAACTCGAATTTGGTCAAAGCAAGTGCGAGGTTAG